In the Candidatus Mycosynbacter amalyticus genome, one interval contains:
- a CDS encoding nucleoside monophosphate kinase has protein sequence MQSSLSENQLATVKQWLGSGSINIFGLPFAGKDTHGHQLAQLFGGVTLSGGQILRGSPRTPEQIAIQESGGLFPTDEYMRIVTPYLSRKEFAGRPLILSSVGRWIGEEQGVLAATEASDHPTKAVLYLTIDEETIYRRLDASKEIGDRELRADDSHEVLGNRIQEFTGKTLPVIEEYRKLGLLIEINSDASREEVFDTILSRLLQRATS, from the coding sequence ATGCAATCCTCTTTATCAGAAAACCAGCTCGCAACTGTCAAGCAGTGGCTCGGAAGCGGGAGTATCAACATCTTTGGCTTGCCCTTTGCCGGCAAAGATACACATGGACATCAACTAGCCCAGCTATTCGGTGGCGTGACGCTCAGTGGGGGCCAAATTCTCCGTGGTAGTCCACGCACACCAGAGCAGATTGCTATCCAAGAATCTGGCGGACTATTTCCCACCGATGAATATATGCGTATTGTTACTCCTTACCTTTCGCGCAAAGAATTTGCCGGTCGGCCGCTTATCCTCAGCTCTGTTGGGCGCTGGATCGGCGAGGAACAAGGTGTACTTGCAGCCACGGAGGCGAGTGACCATCCGACAAAAGCCGTACTCTACCTGACGATCGATGAAGAAACGATCTATCGCCGGCTCGACGCCTCCAAAGAAATTGGCGACCGTGAACTGCGTGCCGATGACTCACATGAGGTTCTCGGCAATCGCATTCAAGAATTTACCGGCAAAACCCTCCCAGTTATCGAAGAATACCGCAAACTTGGCCTCTTGATTGAGATCAATAGCGATGCCTCGCGCGAAGAAGTCTTCGACACGATCCTAAGTCGCCTGTTACAGCGCGCCACTTCTTAA
- the ftsH gene encoding ATP-dependent zinc metalloprotease FtsH has protein sequence MTNYLRLSLFWAIVIVIALSLVAIFSPPEQLKEVPISDVVQRANKGEIARIEGQGGDLKITPKGQDKPTETTYIQGGIGTLLRDDTLTEQAKATVIDDKAPSNTSDIIWNMAIILIPTIVIIGFFMFMMRQAQGQNNQAMGFGKSKAKLYGLDKEKVVFADIAGNDAAKQDLEEVVDFLKSPKKYEQLGAKIPKGVLLVGNPGTGKTMLARAVAGEANVPFFSISGSEFVEMFVGVGASRVRDLFQKAKKNAPAIIFIDEIDAVGRKRGSGMGGGHDEREQTLNQILVEMDGFETGTNVIVLAATNRADVLDPALLRPGRFDRRTNIMLPERKDREAILKVHFKNKPTEDGVNLDKLAAKTAGSSGADLANIANEAAIIAARRNSKKISNADLTEAFEKVAIGPERKAKVMGDKEKELTAYHEAGHAIVGHVLPDSDPVHKVTIIPRGGTGGVTWFLPPEDKSYTSVYEFKDILARAMGGRVAEKILYGDDGITTGAGSDLRKATEIARDMVIEQGMGTKLRDQVFHEDNGGMVFDKITHERPYSDATAKLIDEEVEGLIKEAAHRAELVITQNRKSLDTLAKALLKEETLEETAVDEALKDATLPKEAKLHA, from the coding sequence ATGACAAACTACCTACGTTTGTCACTGTTCTGGGCTATTGTGATCGTGATCGCCTTGTCGCTGGTAGCTATCTTCTCGCCACCAGAGCAGCTTAAAGAAGTCCCGATCTCTGATGTGGTTCAACGTGCCAACAAGGGCGAGATTGCACGCATCGAAGGCCAGGGCGGAGATCTGAAGATTACGCCGAAAGGCCAAGATAAGCCGACCGAGACAACCTATATCCAGGGTGGTATTGGTACATTACTGCGCGACGACACGCTGACCGAGCAAGCCAAGGCAACCGTTATTGATGACAAAGCGCCATCAAATACTAGCGATATCATCTGGAATATGGCGATTATCTTGATTCCAACCATCGTGATTATCGGTTTCTTCATGTTTATGATGCGCCAAGCCCAGGGTCAAAACAATCAGGCAATGGGCTTCGGTAAGAGCAAAGCTAAGCTGTATGGTCTCGACAAAGAAAAAGTTGTATTCGCCGATATCGCTGGCAATGATGCTGCCAAGCAAGATCTCGAAGAGGTCGTAGATTTTCTGAAGAGTCCGAAGAAGTACGAGCAACTTGGCGCCAAAATTCCAAAAGGTGTGCTGCTGGTGGGTAATCCGGGTACTGGTAAAACCATGCTGGCACGTGCGGTGGCGGGCGAAGCGAACGTGCCGTTCTTCTCTATTTCTGGTTCTGAATTCGTCGAAATGTTTGTGGGTGTCGGGGCTTCTCGTGTGCGAGATTTGTTCCAAAAAGCCAAGAAGAATGCTCCGGCAATTATCTTCATCGATGAAATCGATGCTGTCGGCCGTAAGCGCGGCAGTGGCATGGGCGGTGGTCACGATGAGCGTGAACAGACGCTCAACCAAATCCTGGTCGAGATGGATGGCTTCGAAACTGGCACAAATGTGATTGTACTTGCTGCAACTAACCGTGCAGATGTGCTCGACCCAGCACTGCTGCGTCCGGGTCGTTTCGATCGCCGTACAAATATTATGCTTCCAGAGCGTAAAGACCGTGAAGCTATCCTGAAAGTGCATTTCAAAAACAAGCCTACCGAAGATGGTGTGAATCTCGACAAACTGGCTGCCAAGACCGCAGGTTCATCTGGTGCAGACTTGGCAAACATCGCCAACGAGGCTGCGATCATCGCTGCGCGCCGTAACAGCAAGAAGATTAGCAATGCGGATCTTACCGAAGCGTTCGAAAAAGTCGCCATCGGTCCAGAACGCAAAGCCAAGGTGATGGGCGACAAAGAAAAAGAGCTCACAGCTTACCATGAAGCCGGCCACGCCATTGTTGGGCATGTATTGCCAGACAGTGACCCAGTCCACAAAGTCACGATCATCCCGCGTGGTGGCACGGGTGGTGTAACATGGTTCCTACCGCCAGAAGACAAGAGCTATACCAGTGTCTATGAGTTCAAAGATATCCTGGCACGTGCGATGGGCGGTCGAGTAGCCGAAAAGATTCTCTACGGCGACGATGGTATTACAACTGGCGCCGGTAGCGACCTGCGTAAGGCGACCGAGATTGCGCGAGACATGGTGATTGAGCAGGGTATGGGTACTAAACTGCGCGACCAAGTATTCCACGAAGATAATGGCGGCATGGTATTCGACAAAATTACCCACGAGCGCCCATACAGTGACGCGACTGCCAAGCTAATCGACGAAGAGGTCGAGGGTCTCATCAAAGAAGCTGCTCATCGCGCTGAGTTGGTGATTACGCAGAATCGTAAGAGTCTTGATACGCTCGCCAAGGCGCTACTCAAAGAAGAGACACTCGAAGAAACAGCTGTCGACGAAGCGCTCAAAGATGCCACACTACCAAAAGAGGCTAAGCTGCACGCCTAA
- a CDS encoding alpha/beta hydrolase, giving the protein MNKKLSFTQLFSRTSLITYIVSFVFISSVIAIALGNQAHAAAGAACSYSADGKTYSGTTVETDGVSFCNATTSVLNAAIAATAAAGGTTSTASTTCKRNASTGTDLNSYIDNCGGNQEIRVTKTTAKQDKGAKPPAIIFVHGGGWFSDDGNFNPSFQKRAAKWGFTSFRIKYRLMPGGVDEQLQDVLRAVKHVRDNADKYGIDKNRIAIWGDSAGGSLAVRAAATGRSGVKAAIGWSAPTNAFRDIFNSYDGWVAGLYHSRCFGSEIPASVNDIINAFVSGDPTALAQKVASGQVLTPAESARLLNLALNIAHVGLVDLPTAAGKLQTASNSLGYTTTSTTDTSAPSLSNDQIKSQLSELTPTELAAIGVALYQFSRTAQGIPNDDPTTTDTVSIITSSANLLTQLQKESQQEKAASGTQSTTNSTTSSTANASAVAAIFSASNITDAANLINSDSLIGSTNSLISLADNTSTALGVNPQQIPAKKIAECMADFIELSPALFASPRSPRMYLLSGAQERWVNPLDSYQMRDKLRSMGISSQALVLPQTTKKITRSNADGHMGYDQRAEVPSFQYLHDLLKSKIE; this is encoded by the coding sequence ATGAACAAAAAACTATCTTTTACACAATTATTTTCTCGCACTTCTCTCATCACCTACATCGTCTCCTTCGTATTTATTTCGTCAGTCATAGCAATCGCACTAGGCAACCAAGCACATGCGGCTGCTGGGGCAGCGTGCAGTTACTCGGCAGACGGCAAGACATACTCTGGCACGACCGTCGAGACAGATGGTGTCAGCTTTTGTAACGCCACAACATCCGTACTCAATGCCGCAATTGCCGCCACAGCTGCTGCGGGCGGCACCACGTCGACTGCATCAACTACCTGTAAACGCAATGCCTCAACAGGCACAGATCTCAATTCTTACATAGATAACTGTGGTGGAAATCAAGAAATTCGTGTCACAAAAACCACAGCCAAACAAGACAAGGGCGCCAAACCACCCGCTATCATCTTTGTACACGGTGGCGGTTGGTTCAGTGATGACGGCAATTTCAATCCATCGTTTCAAAAACGAGCCGCCAAATGGGGCTTCACTTCATTCCGCATTAAATATCGGCTGATGCCGGGCGGTGTCGATGAGCAGCTGCAAGATGTGCTACGCGCCGTCAAACACGTGCGCGACAATGCCGACAAGTATGGAATCGACAAAAACCGCATCGCTATCTGGGGCGACTCAGCCGGGGGCAGTCTAGCTGTACGCGCTGCCGCAACTGGTAGGTCTGGCGTCAAGGCGGCTATCGGCTGGTCTGCGCCAACCAATGCATTCCGCGACATCTTCAATTCGTACGATGGTTGGGTAGCCGGCCTATACCACTCGCGCTGCTTCGGCAGCGAAATCCCTGCCTCCGTTAACGACATCATCAATGCGTTTGTGTCGGGTGACCCGACAGCCCTGGCCCAGAAAGTCGCCTCCGGCCAAGTATTAACACCGGCAGAAAGTGCCAGACTCCTCAATCTTGCGCTCAATATCGCCCATGTTGGCCTGGTAGATCTACCTACCGCAGCCGGCAAACTCCAGACAGCGTCCAATTCGCTTGGCTACACTACCACAAGTACCACAGACACCTCGGCTCCTTCCCTCTCGAACGACCAGATCAAATCACAACTTTCAGAGCTTACACCAACCGAACTTGCCGCTATCGGTGTCGCACTCTATCAGTTCAGTCGCACCGCGCAGGGTATCCCCAACGATGACCCTACAACAACTGATACTGTGAGCATTATCACGTCATCTGCCAACTTGCTCACACAACTCCAGAAAGAGTCACAACAAGAGAAGGCTGCCAGTGGAACCCAGAGCACAACGAATTCGACCACTTCATCAACAGCCAATGCTAGCGCAGTAGCAGCTATCTTCTCAGCCTCAAATATTACTGATGCTGCCAATCTCATCAATTCTGACAGCCTCATCGGGTCTACTAACTCGCTGATCAGCCTAGCAGACAATACCTCTACCGCACTTGGGGTCAATCCTCAGCAGATCCCTGCCAAAAAAATTGCCGAATGCATGGCAGATTTCATCGAACTATCGCCCGCCCTCTTCGCCAGCCCGCGCTCACCTCGTATGTATCTCTTGAGTGGCGCCCAGGAGCGATGGGTTAACCCCCTCGACTCTTATCAGATGCGCGACAAACTCCGCAGCATGGGTATCAGTTCGCAGGCACTCGTGCTACCACAGACAACAAAGAAGATTACTCGATCAAATGCCGACGGCCACATGGGATACGATCAGCGCGCAGAAGTACCGTCGTTCCAATACTTACACGACCTACTTAAGTCAAAGATAGAGTAA
- a CDS encoding transcriptional regulator gives MTDRQLQILIAIVEQYAEVASPVGSVTLAKLFGVSSATIRSEMARLEQAGLITQPHTSAGRIPTDKGYRFYVNQITEQQYVPQLPAFDRSARAIEARVTSSNRADQAIRSAVDSLVELTHNLGIATIDGQLYMSGIGNLFSQPEFMNGGSAPQAVARLLDNLEPWLRETAPTEPLSVYIGEENPIGKASGASLVISRFRSPYSDASYIGVLGSTRQSYARVIRLVSQTAEMLEETL, from the coding sequence ATGACCGATCGCCAATTGCAGATTCTTATCGCGATAGTGGAGCAATACGCCGAAGTCGCATCGCCTGTTGGTAGTGTTACGCTTGCTAAACTGTTTGGCGTCTCGAGTGCGACAATTCGTAGCGAGATGGCTCGTCTTGAGCAGGCTGGTCTGATTACTCAGCCACATACCAGTGCAGGGCGTATCCCGACGGACAAGGGTTATCGGTTCTATGTAAACCAGATCACCGAGCAGCAGTATGTGCCACAACTCCCAGCCTTCGATCGCAGTGCGAGAGCCATCGAAGCACGCGTTACAAGCAGTAATCGAGCTGATCAGGCTATTCGTAGTGCTGTTGATAGTCTTGTGGAACTGACACATAATCTTGGTATCGCGACGATAGATGGACAGCTGTACATGAGTGGTATCGGTAATTTGTTTAGTCAGCCAGAATTTATGAATGGTGGTTCAGCGCCACAAGCGGTAGCGCGTCTACTGGATAATCTCGAGCCATGGCTGCGCGAGACAGCTCCTACCGAACCGCTCAGTGTATATATCGGTGAAGAAAACCCGATCGGCAAGGCAAGTGGCGCAAGTCTTGTGATTAGTCGATTTCGATCACCATACAGCGATGCAAGCTACATCGGTGTCCTTGGCTCTACACGTCAGAGCTACGCTCGGGTTATTCGATTAGTCAGCCAGACCGCCGAGATGCTCGAAGAGACATTATAA
- a CDS encoding nucleotide exchange factor GrpE — protein MAEQIQPVDDEVVAALEAQLEELTTDVQRTRADFENYRKRVDAEKAAMRQAGRADAIKKLLPIVDTIERGVGHLPETLVDDAWAQGVAKLPKTLAGALGTLGVERIDASDGTAFDPTLHEAIQFDEEAEGEHEVIAEELQAGYLLDGSPIRTAMVRVTRR, from the coding sequence ATGGCAGAGCAAATCCAGCCAGTTGATGATGAAGTAGTAGCGGCGCTTGAGGCGCAGCTGGAAGAGCTGACGACAGACGTACAGCGTACTCGAGCTGATTTCGAAAACTATCGTAAACGTGTTGATGCGGAAAAGGCGGCCATGCGTCAAGCTGGACGTGCGGATGCTATCAAGAAGCTGCTGCCTATCGTCGACACAATTGAGCGAGGCGTAGGACACCTACCAGAGACCCTTGTAGACGATGCGTGGGCGCAAGGTGTAGCGAAGCTACCGAAGACGTTGGCGGGTGCATTGGGTACATTGGGGGTGGAGCGCATTGATGCGAGCGACGGCACCGCATTTGACCCGACGCTCCATGAGGCAATCCAGTTTGACGAAGAGGCCGAGGGTGAGCATGAAGTGATTGCCGAAGAGCTGCAAGCCGGATATCTCCTAGATGGTAGTCCAATTCGTACGGCTATGGTGCGAGTAACACGACGCTAG
- the tatC gene encoding twin-arginine translocase subunit TatC: MMTQRRRKKTPKQNQTTLKSQSSSAEDQQTFLEHLYELRSRLFWITASLIVTSAIGFQYKDTLVSFVMAPLHGEKLVYLTPGGGFSFIFTVCLYFGAFVTIPVVVYHIYRFLQPVLGRTSRRLVAAILLLSALLALSGAAFGYYIAVPAAIQFLTTFAGDAVTPNLTAESYLGFIVAYMLGLAALFQLPLLLYMFDHVRPFPPGTLLSSQRFVIVGAVIAAALITPTPDIVNQMIVALPIILIYQLGAIAVYVRRTAGRRRAARAVTQPEETAEDPVALLEPEHTLPVEAAERAQEQIQEVSPPAVQADAPAKAPALQSSTQAALSLPRPVTRAGDIARPTAMRRSLDGFTRRPTTIPARQVAQESQRRPSRSIDGLSLV, encoded by the coding sequence ATGATGACACAACGGCGAAGAAAAAAGACACCAAAACAGAATCAGACGACGCTAAAAAGTCAGTCTAGTTCTGCTGAGGATCAGCAGACCTTTCTCGAACATCTATACGAGCTCCGTTCGCGGTTGTTTTGGATAACTGCTTCGTTGATTGTGACATCGGCAATCGGCTTCCAGTATAAAGACACGTTAGTGAGCTTTGTCATGGCTCCACTGCACGGGGAGAAGCTTGTCTACCTAACTCCAGGGGGTGGATTTAGCTTTATATTTACCGTGTGTTTGTATTTTGGTGCTTTTGTCACAATACCCGTGGTCGTGTATCACATCTATCGTTTCTTGCAGCCAGTGCTTGGACGAACATCCCGCCGACTTGTCGCAGCGATCTTACTGCTTTCGGCATTGCTTGCACTGAGTGGGGCGGCATTTGGGTACTATATTGCAGTACCGGCGGCTATTCAGTTCCTAACAACATTTGCTGGCGATGCTGTCACGCCAAACCTGACGGCTGAGTCATATCTCGGCTTCATAGTGGCGTATATGTTAGGCCTCGCTGCGCTGTTTCAGCTGCCACTATTGCTCTATATGTTTGATCACGTACGGCCGTTTCCTCCCGGCACGCTACTATCGTCGCAACGCTTCGTCATCGTAGGCGCTGTCATTGCCGCGGCACTCATTACGCCGACACCAGATATCGTGAATCAGATGATTGTAGCGCTACCTATCATCTTGATTTATCAGTTAGGGGCTATTGCAGTCTACGTGCGTCGCACTGCGGGGCGCAGACGGGCAGCGCGCGCAGTGACGCAGCCCGAAGAGACCGCAGAAGACCCAGTGGCACTACTGGAGCCTGAGCATACTCTACCGGTCGAAGCAGCTGAGCGGGCGCAAGAGCAAATACAAGAAGTATCTCCTCCAGCTGTTCAGGCTGACGCACCAGCAAAAGCGCCGGCACTGCAATCGAGCACGCAAGCAGCATTGTCATTACCACGGCCCGTTACACGTGCGGGTGACATCGCTCGCCCTACTGCTATGAGACGAAGTCTCGACGGATTTACGCGACGACCAACTACGATTCCTGCGCGGCAAGTTGCCCAGGAGTCTCAGCGTCGTCCGTCACGCTCTATTGATGGTCTATCCCTCGTATAG
- the lepA gene encoding translation elongation factor 4 — protein sequence MDQSRIRNFCIIAHIDHGKSTLADRMMEMTGTVQKRDMKSQLLDSMELEREKGITIKLAPVRMQYKGNDLNLIDTPGHVDFSYEVSRSLQACEGAILVVDASQGIQAQTLANVYLALEANLTIIPVLNKVDLPAADVPRVSKEVINLLGCDESDILKISAKTGEGVPDVLDAVVERVKPPLGDMAAPTRALIFDSYYDDYRGVILYARVVDGTIRKGDTIQMIATGADGLALEVGALSPIMKSESDIGTGEIGYIVTNLKTTRDARVGDTITVKRAHADSPLPGYQHVKPFVYAGFFPVSNEEYNDLKDAVEKLSLSDSALQFEPENSPVLGFGVRIGFLGLLHMDIVRERLEREYNLDLVVTNPSTDYQVTLNSGEEIDIKSASELPVVTKIAEIREPWINGEIVVPSEYIGAVIQLIVSKRGLQKNLSYIDERALISFEAPLANLLTDFYDQLKSVTSGYGSFNYELSGYKPEDLVRVDFYVAGEMVDALSVMAHRSESQGLGREIVKKLKDVVPRQSFQVSLQAGIGGKFIAREDISAYRKDVTAKLYGGDVSRRKKLLQKQAKGKQRMKRFGKVDIPSEAFTVMLKRD from the coding sequence ATGGATCAGTCACGCATACGAAATTTCTGCATCATCGCGCATATCGACCACGGCAAAAGTACCTTGGCGGATCGCATGATGGAGATGACGGGGACGGTCCAGAAACGCGATATGAAAAGCCAGCTGCTCGACAGTATGGAGCTGGAACGCGAAAAAGGTATTACGATTAAACTCGCACCGGTTCGCATGCAGTACAAGGGTAATGATCTCAATCTTATCGATACACCAGGACATGTCGATTTCAGCTACGAGGTGTCGCGTAGTCTTCAGGCCTGCGAAGGAGCGATCCTGGTTGTCGATGCCAGTCAGGGAATACAAGCCCAGACGCTGGCGAACGTTTACTTGGCGCTCGAGGCTAACTTGACTATCATACCAGTGCTAAACAAAGTCGATTTGCCAGCAGCTGACGTGCCGCGTGTCAGCAAGGAGGTCATCAATCTGCTTGGCTGTGATGAATCTGATATCCTCAAGATTAGTGCGAAAACTGGTGAAGGTGTGCCAGATGTACTCGATGCGGTAGTGGAGCGTGTCAAGCCGCCACTTGGTGATATGGCCGCACCCACGAGAGCATTGATTTTCGACAGCTACTACGACGACTATCGCGGCGTCATCTTGTATGCTCGGGTAGTGGACGGCACAATTCGAAAAGGTGATACGATCCAAATGATTGCAACCGGTGCCGATGGCTTGGCGCTGGAAGTAGGTGCGCTGAGTCCAATTATGAAATCAGAATCAGATATTGGTACTGGAGAAATTGGCTATATTGTCACAAATCTCAAGACTACCAGAGACGCACGCGTAGGCGATACGATTACCGTCAAGCGAGCGCACGCCGATAGCCCACTACCTGGTTATCAGCACGTAAAGCCGTTTGTCTATGCGGGCTTCTTCCCGGTGAGCAACGAAGAGTATAACGATCTCAAAGACGCCGTCGAAAAACTCAGTCTCAGCGATAGTGCTTTGCAGTTCGAGCCCGAGAATTCGCCGGTGCTCGGTTTCGGCGTACGCATCGGTTTTCTAGGCCTGCTCCATATGGATATTGTTCGCGAGCGGCTGGAGCGTGAATACAATCTAGACCTTGTCGTCACCAATCCCAGTACCGACTATCAGGTGACATTAAATAGCGGCGAAGAGATTGATATCAAATCAGCCTCCGAACTGCCCGTCGTCACGAAAATCGCAGAAATCCGCGAGCCATGGATAAATGGCGAAATCGTGGTGCCAAGCGAGTATATCGGCGCGGTGATCCAGCTGATCGTGAGCAAACGCGGTTTGCAAAAAAACCTGAGCTATATCGATGAGCGGGCGCTGATCAGTTTTGAAGCGCCACTCGCGAATCTGCTGACTGACTTCTATGATCAACTCAAAAGTGTGACAAGCGGCTACGGCAGTTTCAACTACGAACTAAGCGGCTACAAGCCTGAAGATTTAGTGCGAGTTGATTTCTATGTGGCGGGCGAGATGGTGGATGCACTCAGTGTGATGGCTCACCGAAGCGAAAGCCAAGGGCTTGGGCGAGAAATAGTGAAGAAATTAAAAGATGTGGTACCGCGCCAGAGTTTCCAGGTGAGCCTGCAAGCGGGTATTGGGGGCAAATTCATCGCCCGCGAAGACATATCTGCCTATCGCAAAGATGTGACAGCCAAGCTTTATGGTGGAGACGTATCGCGTCGTAAGAAGTTACTTCAGAAGCAGGCTAAAGGAAAGCAGCGGATGAAGCGGTTTGGTAAGGTTGATATCCCGTCCGAAGCGTTCACTGTCATGCTCAAGCGGGACTAG
- a CDS encoding Sec-independent protein translocase subunit TatA/TatB, translated as MFGLGTPELIIIFLVILLLFGGRKLPELARSVGDSMKELRKGMNDDTTAKKKDTKTESDDAKKSV; from the coding sequence ATGTTCGGACTCGGTACACCAGAATTAATCATCATCTTCTTAGTTATCCTGCTGCTTTTCGGAGGCCGCAAGCTGCCAGAACTCGCCCGCAGTGTTGGTGACTCTATGAAAGAACTTCGTAAGGGAATGAATGATGACACAACGGCGAAGAAAAAAGACACCAAAACAGAATCAGACGACGCTAAAAAGTCAGTCTAG
- the murJ gene encoding murein biosynthesis integral membrane protein MurJ → MGVRAAVLRMNKRLSIQLAAALLASATLLSSALGLFRDRLLNGMYYDTYKVGIDAYTAAFTVPDFMFFILVSGALSVTFIPVLNQRLATGNKKSAWQLSSSLINFMALITLIASVLIIIFADPILRYIIAPGLSESGMALAVSMMRVIAVNPFLFAIATVIASMQQAVGRFAFLALAPTIYNIGIIIGALFFTSGITIFGVQIFEGGIMGVALGVVLGSILQLIVSSIGLIGLGFDYEFKIYWKNKGFRQVLKLLPPRSFDQGMDYAVSLVEMNLASRMTEGTLRAFQQATTLHLVPINLIGVAISTAAFPKMTERLGQGRPDLFRDELQGVLRVIIWIALPVSLITFFTRGYLVNFINNGGDALMSMLLGILVVAILFRSIYHIAARSFYAQQDTRTPLYISIVAISLNIILAIWFTFTLELGAAGLAAAQSIVAVVEVVILFMVMSRRIPGLFGNGFWSAVLRMASATGLMSLVTYFMVTSFPLGAGDNSFLASFPKFCLIVAVSLVAYVMLSQLMSLQEARPVVRRVKRVFFGRTR, encoded by the coding sequence ATGGGAGTTCGAGCAGCAGTACTACGCATGAACAAGCGGCTTAGCATTCAGCTAGCCGCTGCGCTTTTGGCGAGTGCCACCTTGCTATCAAGCGCGCTTGGGTTGTTTCGCGATCGTCTGTTGAATGGTATGTATTATGATACATATAAAGTGGGTATCGATGCCTATACGGCTGCATTTACGGTGCCAGATTTCATGTTTTTCATACTGGTGTCAGGTGCGCTGAGTGTCACGTTTATACCCGTACTCAATCAGCGCCTCGCGACAGGCAACAAGAAGTCTGCCTGGCAGCTCAGCTCAAGTTTGATAAACTTCATGGCACTGATTACGCTGATTGCGAGCGTACTCATTATCATTTTTGCCGATCCTATCCTGCGTTATATCATCGCGCCAGGACTGAGCGAGTCTGGTATGGCGCTGGCGGTGAGTATGATGCGCGTGATTGCAGTCAACCCGTTCTTGTTCGCGATCGCGACAGTAATCGCAAGTATGCAGCAAGCAGTGGGGCGCTTCGCATTCTTGGCGCTGGCACCGACGATTTATAACATCGGTATTATCATCGGAGCGTTGTTCTTTACGAGCGGTATCACTATCTTTGGTGTCCAGATATTTGAGGGTGGTATCATGGGTGTTGCGCTGGGCGTGGTACTTGGGTCGATATTGCAACTCATCGTCAGCTCGATTGGTCTGATTGGGCTTGGATTTGACTACGAATTCAAGATTTATTGGAAAAACAAAGGTTTTCGCCAGGTATTGAAGCTCTTGCCTCCACGTTCGTTTGATCAGGGAATGGACTACGCGGTAAGTCTGGTAGAGATGAACCTGGCGAGTCGCATGACCGAGGGGACGTTGCGCGCATTTCAGCAGGCGACGACACTACACTTGGTACCGATCAATCTCATCGGCGTGGCTATTAGTACGGCTGCTTTCCCCAAGATGACCGAGCGACTTGGACAAGGTCGACCAGACCTCTTTCGGGATGAGCTGCAGGGCGTGCTACGAGTGATTATATGGATTGCACTGCCAGTATCGTTGATTACTTTTTTCACGCGTGGCTATCTGGTTAATTTCATCAACAATGGTGGTGATGCGCTGATGTCGATGCTGTTGGGTATTCTTGTGGTAGCAATTCTCTTTCGTTCGATTTATCATATCGCGGCTCGTAGTTTTTACGCACAGCAAGACACCAGGACGCCACTCTATATTTCAATTGTAGCAATCTCTCTTAACATCATCCTTGCGATTTGGTTTACGTTTACACTGGAGCTCGGCGCGGCAGGGCTTGCGGCCGCGCAGTCGATTGTAGCAGTGGTCGAGGTGGTAATACTTTTCATGGTGATGTCACGGAGAATACCGGGCCTGTTTGGTAATGGTTTTTGGAGTGCAGTACTGCGTATGGCAAGTGCCACAGGGCTTATGTCACTTGTTACTTATTTTATGGTAACGTCGTTTCCACTTGGTGCGGGGGACAATAGTTTTCTTGCGAGTTTTCCGAAATTCTGCCTCATTGTCGCGGTAAGCCTGGTGGCCTATGTCATGCTAAGTCAGTTGATGTCGCTCCAAGAAGCACGTCCTGTCGTTAGGCGTGTCAAACGGGTCTTCTTTGGTCGTACTCGCTAG